One Parasphingorhabdus cellanae genomic region harbors:
- the ccoN gene encoding cytochrome-c oxidase, cbb3-type subunit I, whose protein sequence is MDTLLLKAGGWLAIVFLAFMAMVLAADAGFAVHMAIIALAAGITLWVTINKADYAAIGRGILKAPADLGVYDDDPIRWGVIATIFWGIAGLTVGLIIALQLAFPVLNLNNEFTTFGRLRPLHTSAVVFAFGGNALIATSYYVVQRTCRARLAFPGLARFVFWGYQLFIVLAATGYLMGVTQSKEYAEPEWYVDLWLTIVWVCYAAVFIGTIVRRSEPHIYVANWFYLSFILTIAMLHIVNGLSMPVSLLGSKSYAAFAGVQDALTQWWYGHNAVGFFLTAGFLAMMYYFVPKQAERPVYSYRLSIIHFWSLIFLYIWAGPHHLHYTALPDWAQTLGMVFSVVLWMPSWGGMINGLMTLNGAWDKIRTDPIIRMMVLALAFYGMSTFEGPMMSVKAVNSLSHYTDWTIGHVHSGALGWNGMITFACLYYLVPRLWGKERLYSLRMVNWHFWLATLGIVLYAASMWVAGIMQGLMWREYGDDGYLVYAFSEVVSAMLPMYLIRATGGLLYLAGAIVLVYNVWMTIAGKQRDEKPMTETPHNEELDKPIVGKPAIAPAE, encoded by the coding sequence ATGGACACGCTCTTACTGAAGGCTGGCGGCTGGTTGGCTATCGTATTTCTTGCATTTATGGCAATGGTCTTGGCAGCAGATGCCGGCTTTGCCGTGCATATGGCAATTATCGCTTTGGCGGCCGGGATCACCCTTTGGGTTACGATCAATAAAGCCGACTATGCTGCCATTGGGCGCGGGATATTGAAAGCGCCTGCCGATTTGGGTGTCTATGATGATGACCCAATCCGCTGGGGTGTGATTGCGACGATTTTCTGGGGTATAGCCGGTCTCACTGTTGGTTTGATCATTGCCCTGCAACTCGCGTTTCCGGTGCTCAATCTCAACAATGAATTTACAACATTCGGTCGTTTGCGGCCACTTCACACCTCTGCTGTTGTTTTTGCTTTCGGAGGCAATGCACTGATCGCGACGAGTTATTATGTCGTGCAGCGCACGTGCAGGGCGAGGTTGGCCTTCCCCGGTCTCGCCCGTTTCGTTTTCTGGGGGTATCAGCTGTTCATCGTACTGGCCGCCACTGGCTATCTCATGGGTGTAACCCAATCCAAAGAATATGCCGAACCGGAATGGTATGTCGATTTGTGGCTGACCATTGTATGGGTTTGTTATGCAGCGGTGTTCATCGGAACGATCGTGCGCCGGTCGGAACCGCACATTTATGTGGCGAACTGGTTCTATCTTTCTTTCATTCTGACGATTGCGATGCTGCATATCGTCAATGGTTTGTCGATGCCGGTTAGCTTGCTCGGTTCCAAAAGCTATGCGGCCTTTGCCGGGGTGCAAGATGCGCTGACGCAGTGGTGGTACGGTCATAATGCAGTTGGATTCTTCCTGACCGCCGGCTTCCTTGCGATGATGTATTATTTTGTGCCAAAACAGGCAGAACGGCCGGTTTACAGCTACCGCCTGTCGATCATTCACTTCTGGTCTTTGATCTTCCTCTACATCTGGGCAGGGCCGCACCATCTGCACTACACCGCGCTACCCGACTGGGCGCAGACTCTGGGCATGGTGTTCTCGGTCGTGCTGTGGATGCCAAGCTGGGGCGGCATGATCAACGGCCTGATGACGCTGAACGGGGCGTGGGATAAAATCCGCACCGATCCGATCATCCGGATGATGGTTCTGGCGCTCGCCTTTTATGGGATGAGCACCTTTGAAGGGCCGATGATGTCGGTCAAGGCGGTCAATAGCTTGTCGCATTATACCGACTGGACGATTGGTCATGTGCATAGCGGCGCGCTCGGTTGGAACGGCATGATCACCTTTGCTTGCCTTTATTATCTTGTTCCGCGTCTGTGGGGCAAAGAACGGCTTTATTCGCTGCGGATGGTGAACTGGCACTTCTGGCTCGCGACGCTCGGCATCGTTCTTTACGCCGCGTCGATGTGGGTTGCCGGTATCATGCAGGGCCTGATGTGGCGCGAATATGGTGACGATGGTTATCTGGTCTACGCTTTCTCGGAAGTCGTCTCGGCGATGCTACCCATGTACCTGATCCGGGCAACGGGCGGTTTGCTGTATCTCGCTGGTGCCATCGTGCTGGTTTACAATGTCTGGATGACCATTGCGGGTAAACAGCGCGACGAAAAACCCATGACCGAAACGCCTCATAATGAGGAACTCGACAAGCCAATTGTAGGGAAACCTGCAATCGCGCCAGCAGAATAA
- a CDS encoding Crp/Fnr family transcriptional regulator encodes MMNNCDQCVVRNKSICAALDPDELVAINRLSRKVSIKAGQALIWEGDDSLIVANVVEGAFKLTSSLEDGREQIIGLLYPSDFVGRPFGDKNEYSVTALADSKVCVFSRSDFDQFVREHPDLEHKLLRRTLIELDRVRRSMLLLGRKTAAERVASFLLEMSERLADASCSVVGGNLKLFALPFGRQQVADILGLTIETVSRQMTQLKKNDIIALPDHRNVQILDADRLRNIADAGALSVH; translated from the coding sequence ATGATGAACAATTGCGATCAATGTGTAGTCCGGAACAAATCCATTTGTGCTGCTTTGGATCCAGATGAATTGGTCGCTATCAATCGTCTTTCCCGTAAGGTTTCCATCAAGGCTGGGCAGGCTTTGATCTGGGAAGGGGATGATAGCCTGATCGTGGCCAATGTTGTCGAAGGCGCATTCAAGCTAACCTCGTCCTTGGAAGACGGGCGTGAACAGATTATCGGTTTGTTATATCCCTCGGACTTTGTTGGTCGCCCTTTTGGTGATAAAAATGAATATTCGGTGACGGCTCTTGCGGATTCCAAAGTCTGCGTTTTTTCACGCTCTGATTTTGATCAGTTTGTTCGTGAACATCCTGACCTTGAACATAAATTATTACGGCGCACATTAATCGAATTGGACCGCGTTCGGCGCTCAATGCTGCTACTCGGCCGAAAAACTGCGGCTGAGCGGGTTGCCTCGTTCCTATTGGAAATGTCTGAGCGGCTGGCTGATGCTAGCTGCAGCGTCGTTGGCGGCAATCTGAAACTTTTTGCCTTGCCGTTCGGACGGCAGCAAGTGGCCGATATATTGGGCCTGACAATTGAAACAGTCAGCCGCCAAATGACCCAATTGAAAAAGAACGATATCATCGCACTGCCAGATCATCGCAATGTCCAAATTCTTGATGCCGATCGTCTGCGTAATATCGCAGACGCCGGGGCGCTCTCCGTTCATTAA
- the ssb gene encoding single-stranded DNA-binding protein, with product MAGGINKVIIVGNLGADPEVRTFNNGGKVCNLRIATSESWKDRNTGERKEKTEWHSVAIFSEGLAGVAEKYLRKGSKVYIEGKLQTRKWQDQSGNDRYSTEIVLQGFDGKLEMLDSRQGGGMGGQGSNDGWSGGGSGGGSGGGSNDGWGSTGGGSSGGGSSGGQGGGAFDSDLDDDVPF from the coding sequence ATGGCTGGCGGCATCAATAAAGTAATTATCGTAGGAAATCTGGGTGCCGACCCCGAAGTGCGTACGTTTAACAATGGCGGTAAAGTTTGCAATCTACGCATCGCCACGTCGGAAAGCTGGAAAGACCGCAATACCGGTGAACGCAAGGAAAAGACCGAGTGGCATAGCGTTGCGATCTTCTCCGAAGGTCTTGCTGGTGTTGCTGAGAAATATCTGCGCAAGGGCAGCAAGGTCTATATTGAAGGCAAGCTGCAGACCCGTAAATGGCAGGACCAATCTGGCAATGACCGCTATTCGACCGAAATTGTTTTGCAAGGCTTTGACGGCAAACTGGAAATGCTCGATTCTCGTCAGGGTGGAGGCATGGGTGGTCAGGGCAGCAATGACGGTTGGAGCGGCGGCGGTTCGGGCGGCGGCTCTGGCGGCGGTTCCAATGATGGCTGGGGCAGTACCGGCGGCGGGTCATCGGGCGGTGGTTCATCTGGCGGCCAGGGCGGCGGTGCATTTGACAGTGATCTCGATGATGACGTACCCTTTTAA
- the feoB gene encoding ferrous iron transporter B codes for MSEAAPLIVLAGNPNAGKSALFNALTGARQKIANYPGVTVERKSGHFQMPNGRPAELVDLPGSYSLDPTSPDEAVTRSVIMGLQEGERKPDAIIVVLDAANLDNHLRFALEVIALGLPVVIALNMMDLAERDGLTLDPAKLEVELGVPVVPTVAVRRRGLEDLSAAIEKRLGHKTDKQDTAVSNEGDHGLRKQAKKIANLTVVSETAGRRWSEHADAMFLHPIAGPIILLAIMFVMFQAVFAWSEAPIGWIEGATEWAAAGVEASLGEGFLRDFIIEGAIGGVGSVVVFLPQILILFLFILLLEASGYMTRAAFIMDRLMASVGLSGRSFIPLLSSFACAIPGIMATRSIADPKDRLTTILVAPLMTCAARLPVYAIIIGAFIPARDVGGGVGLQGLVLFGLYIFGIVGAMLVALILRSTVAKGPNSGFLMEMPKYQLPRIRDILLGLWQRAWIFLRRAGTIIFAATVVLWLMLTYPKVPIDSPVSQVDYSAAGRIANVIEPVVAPIGFNRDIALALIPAMAAREVAVAALATTYAIDAPDEEAEAKSLTERLQSRWSLPTALAFLAWFVFAPQCISTIAVTRRETNGWKWPMFMLGYLFALAYVAAGITYWTAVALGL; via the coding sequence ATGAGTGAAGCAGCCCCCCTTATTGTCCTGGCGGGCAACCCCAATGCTGGCAAAAGCGCACTGTTCAATGCGCTAACTGGCGCGCGTCAGAAAATTGCAAATTATCCCGGCGTGACTGTTGAACGTAAATCCGGTCACTTTCAAATGCCCAACGGGCGACCTGCGGAACTGGTCGATTTGCCGGGCAGCTACAGCCTTGATCCGACCAGTCCGGACGAGGCCGTCACGCGCAGCGTGATAATGGGTTTGCAAGAAGGAGAACGGAAACCCGATGCAATTATCGTTGTGCTCGATGCTGCCAATCTCGATAATCATCTGCGCTTTGCTCTGGAGGTTATAGCGCTGGGCCTTCCGGTTGTGATTGCACTCAACATGATGGATTTGGCCGAACGGGATGGTTTGACACTGGACCCGGCCAAGTTAGAAGTAGAATTGGGTGTGCCGGTTGTACCCACGGTGGCCGTGCGCCGACGCGGGCTTGAGGATTTGTCTGCAGCGATAGAGAAGCGACTGGGTCATAAAACCGATAAGCAAGATACCGCGGTTTCCAATGAAGGCGATCATGGGCTGCGCAAACAGGCGAAGAAAATTGCCAATCTGACTGTAGTTTCGGAAACCGCCGGGCGCCGCTGGTCGGAGCACGCTGATGCCATGTTTTTGCATCCGATTGCGGGCCCGATCATCCTTTTGGCGATTATGTTTGTGATGTTTCAGGCGGTCTTCGCTTGGTCGGAAGCCCCCATCGGCTGGATTGAGGGTGCAACCGAATGGGCTGCGGCTGGTGTAGAAGCCAGTCTCGGTGAAGGCTTCTTGCGCGATTTCATCATTGAAGGCGCTATTGGTGGTGTCGGATCGGTAGTCGTGTTCCTGCCGCAAATTTTAATCCTGTTCCTGTTCATTCTGCTCTTGGAGGCAAGCGGTTATATGACCCGCGCCGCCTTTATCATGGACCGGCTGATGGCCAGCGTAGGCCTGTCCGGTCGCAGCTTCATTCCGCTGCTCTCTTCCTTCGCCTGCGCTATTCCTGGTATCATGGCGACACGCAGTATTGCCGACCCGAAAGACCGGCTCACCACCATATTGGTCGCGCCGCTGATGACCTGTGCCGCCCGATTGCCGGTTTATGCGATTATTATTGGTGCCTTTATTCCAGCCCGCGATGTCGGTGGCGGCGTCGGGCTTCAGGGCTTGGTGCTGTTCGGGCTCTATATATTCGGCATTGTCGGTGCGATGCTGGTCGCGCTTATATTGCGTAGTACTGTTGCCAAGGGGCCCAATAGCGGCTTTTTGATGGAAATGCCGAAATATCAATTGCCACGTATCCGCGATATCCTGTTGGGTCTGTGGCAGCGCGCCTGGATTTTCTTGCGCCGCGCTGGTACGATTATCTTTGCAGCAACGGTGGTACTTTGGTTGATGCTGACCTATCCCAAAGTTCCTATCGATAGTCCGGTCAGCCAGGTGGATTATTCCGCCGCAGGCCGGATTGCTAACGTTATCGAACCGGTGGTTGCGCCGATAGGCTTTAACCGAGATATCGCACTCGCGTTGATCCCTGCCATGGCTGCGCGTGAAGTGGCCGTGGCGGCCTTGGCGACAACCTATGCGATTGATGCACCTGATGAAGAGGCCGAAGCGAAATCACTGACCGAACGCCTGCAAAGCCGTTGGTCATTGCCAACCGCACTGGCTTTTCTCGCCTGGTTTGTCTTTGCACCGCAATGTATCTCGACCATTGCGGTGACCCGCCGCGAAACCAATGGCTGGAAATGGCCGATGTTCATGCTCGGCTACCTTTTCGCACTGGCTTATGTCGCGGCCGGGATTACCTACTGGACGGCGGTTGCACTCGGCCTGTAA
- a CDS encoding FeoA family protein, protein MNAPVTLAVTLDRLSMRQRAEISAIDWESMSENEGARLRALGLDEGVSVEKLHKGMFGFNDPIALKVGRMMIAVRKSHASAISVVIPA, encoded by the coding sequence ATGAACGCACCGGTTACATTAGCGGTTACGCTGGATCGCCTTTCCATGCGCCAGCGCGCCGAAATTTCGGCCATTGATTGGGAATCCATGTCAGAAAATGAAGGCGCACGGCTGCGAGCCCTGGGTCTTGATGAAGGCGTTTCGGTGGAGAAACTCCACAAAGGCATGTTCGGTTTCAACGACCCTATCGCTCTGAAAGTTGGGCGCATGATGATTGCGGTTCGCAAATCGCACGCATCGGCCATATCGGTGGTCATTCCAGCTTAG
- a CDS encoding COQ9 family protein — protein MYAKTLEPLRDDPTLDEVRAYLAPLLASQAAFDGWNEEAVAAAAQQTDVDADMARLAFNKGPVDMIDAWFQSIDEAMADKFSEEELGAMKIRERITALVVARLEALEADREGLRRALAILAAPPNLRTAAKLGWRAADKMWRLAGDTATDYNHYTKRTLLSAVYGSTISVFLDDESEEYADTRAFLDRRIENVMQFEKVKAKITQPGRDRFSMARFIGRLRYRGA, from the coding sequence ATGTACGCTAAAACTCTCGAACCGCTAAGAGACGATCCAACGCTGGATGAAGTTCGTGCTTATCTTGCTCCGCTTTTGGCATCACAGGCGGCTTTTGATGGTTGGAATGAAGAAGCCGTTGCAGCTGCTGCACAACAAACTGACGTTGACGCAGATATGGCGCGATTGGCGTTTAACAAAGGTCCGGTCGATATGATCGATGCCTGGTTTCAGTCGATCGATGAAGCGATGGCGGATAAATTTTCCGAAGAAGAATTGGGTGCGATGAAAATCCGTGAACGGATTACCGCACTAGTGGTCGCTCGGCTGGAGGCATTGGAGGCAGACCGCGAAGGATTACGCCGTGCCTTAGCCATATTGGCGGCACCGCCAAATCTTAGGACAGCGGCTAAACTCGGCTGGCGCGCAGCAGATAAAATGTGGCGGCTCGCGGGCGATACAGCGACCGACTATAATCATTACACAAAGCGTACTTTGCTATCCGCTGTTTACGGGAGCACAATCAGCGTTTTTCTGGATGACGAGAGCGAAGAATATGCCGATACCAGGGCTTTTCTCGACCGTCGGATAGAGAATGTCATGCAGTTTGAGAAAGTGAAAGCAAAGATCACGCAGCCTGGACGAGACCGGTTCAGCATGGCCCGTTTCATTGGGCGATTGCGCTATCGCGGGGCGTGA
- a CDS encoding alkene reductase, with product MSTLFDPIILGAIEAPNRMLMAPLTRCRSTMEHVPTPIMGEYYAQRAGAGLIISEATGISQQGMGTPFAPGIWNDEQTEAWKPIIERVHAAGGRIICQLWHMGRIVHPDFLGGDKPVSSSATTAPGSVRTYQGKRDYVEARPLGLDEIPTLLDDYTNAAENAKKAGFDGVQLHSANGYLIDQFIRSGTNFRTDEYGGSIENRIRLLGEVTQRLVDVWGSDRVSVRLSPNGDSQGADDATPVETFTAAAKLLDSIGIAFLELREPPAHGTYGNTDVPAVSPDIRPVFSKPLVLNSDYFYDNATEALAEDKADAISFGRTFMTNPDLPERFRAGAELNPIDFTPSWYSQGAEGYVDYPTMDQAAQTKATA from the coding sequence ATGAGCACATTATTTGATCCTATCATCCTTGGCGCCATCGAAGCCCCTAACCGGATGCTGATGGCCCCGCTGACCCGGTGCCGCTCGACGATGGAACATGTGCCGACCCCGATCATGGGCGAATATTATGCGCAGCGCGCTGGTGCTGGCCTTATCATTTCCGAAGCTACCGGTATCAGCCAACAGGGCATGGGCACACCGTTTGCGCCGGGCATCTGGAATGACGAGCAGACCGAAGCCTGGAAGCCGATTATTGAGCGAGTCCATGCCGCCGGGGGGCGGATTATCTGTCAGCTCTGGCATATGGGCAGGATTGTGCACCCCGATTTCCTCGGTGGTGACAAACCTGTTTCATCTTCCGCCACAACCGCTCCGGGTAGCGTCCGCACCTATCAGGGCAAACGCGATTATGTCGAAGCCCGTCCTTTGGGACTGGATGAAATTCCGACCTTGCTCGACGATTACACAAATGCTGCGGAGAATGCGAAAAAAGCAGGCTTTGATGGCGTGCAGTTGCACAGCGCCAATGGCTATCTGATCGACCAATTCATTCGTTCCGGCACCAATTTCCGGACTGATGAATATGGCGGTTCAATCGAAAACCGCATCCGTCTGCTCGGTGAAGTCACCCAACGGCTGGTAGACGTCTGGGGCAGCGATCGCGTATCCGTGCGGCTCTCGCCCAATGGCGACTCGCAAGGTGCGGATGACGCGACCCCGGTGGAAACTTTTACCGCAGCGGCGAAATTGCTCGACAGCATCGGCATCGCGTTTCTCGAACTGCGGGAACCACCTGCGCATGGTACCTACGGGAATACCGACGTGCCGGCGGTCAGCCCGGACATTCGCCCGGTATTCAGCAAGCCCTTGGTGCTCAACAGCGACTATTTTTATGATAATGCGACAGAGGCTCTGGCCGAGGATAAAGCCGACGCGATCAGCTTTGGCCGGACATTCATGACCAATCCCGACTTGCCGGAGCGTTTCCGCGCAGGCGCAGAGCTCAACCCGATCGACTTCACGCCATCGTGGTATAGTCAGGGCGCAGAAGGCTATGTGGATTATCCCACCATGGATCAGGCTGCACAGACCAAAGCAACGGCCTGA
- a CDS encoding DUF1465 family protein: protein MANSEALMTPKLLDALYTESMVLADEARSYFESGRFNDECVEDETLPVAFSCESLKVTTRLMHCIAWLLNQKSLHGDDLTDGEAWNHNRELGYAAASDGPVVELFPAEAQQIINASEELFQRLQRLSMRLEYQEASEPPVHDMFRRLQSSF, encoded by the coding sequence ATGGCTAACAGCGAAGCATTGATGACGCCCAAATTACTGGATGCGCTTTACACGGAGTCGATGGTGCTTGCGGACGAGGCAAGATCCTATTTCGAGTCGGGGCGATTCAATGACGAATGTGTTGAAGATGAAACGCTGCCAGTGGCTTTTTCCTGTGAATCTTTAAAAGTCACGACGCGGCTGATGCATTGTATCGCATGGTTGTTGAACCAGAAATCATTGCATGGTGATGACCTGACGGATGGTGAAGCCTGGAATCATAACCGCGAGCTAGGCTACGCTGCGGCGAGTGATGGCCCAGTGGTAGAGCTTTTTCCGGCAGAAGCGCAGCAGATTATCAATGCTAGTGAAGAGCTATTTCAGCGCCTGCAACGTCTGTCCATGCGCCTGGAATATCAGGAAGCCTCAGAGCCACCCGTACATGACATGTTCCGGCGGCTGCAAAGTTCATTTTGA
- a CDS encoding YdcH family protein translates to MAISDQELRQRLELLRIEHRDLDDAIAALMESGGHDQLRAARLKKRKLQLRDRIIVIENQLIPDIIA, encoded by the coding sequence ATGGCGATAAGCGATCAGGAGTTGCGGCAGCGGCTCGAACTGCTGAGAATCGAGCATCGTGATCTAGATGATGCCATCGCGGCATTGATGGAATCGGGTGGTCATGATCAGCTGCGCGCCGCGCGTTTGAAAAAACGCAAATTGCAGCTTCGGGACCGGATCATTGTGATCGAAAATCAATTGATACCTGATATTATTGCATAA
- a CDS encoding YdcH family protein, which translates to MDQNHASALRGKHEALDRKISEEEARPVPDTIRIHDLKKQKLRLKDELLAEA; encoded by the coding sequence ATGGATCAGAATCATGCGTCAGCCCTGCGAGGAAAGCACGAAGCCCTCGATCGCAAGATCAGCGAAGAAGAGGCCCGCCCGGTTCCAGATACGATTCGAATCCATGACCTGAAAAAACAAAAGCTGCGATTGAAAGACGAATTGCTGGCAGAAGCCTGA
- a CDS encoding NADP-dependent oxidoreductase produces MTTNQIWYLRKRPVGKLADGDLELVTEEMAPLGPDMIRVRTIYLSLDPTNRIWMSDMDGYLPPVPIDNPMRGGGIGIVEESNFDDVPVGTLINTGLSTWAMYNDIPGGMASVLPSIPGVPLTAYMGPLGATGMTAYFGLMDIGKPKEGDTLVVSAAAGAVGSMVGQIGKIHGCHVVGIAGSDDKCKWLTEEAGFDAAINYKTEDVGAALDKRCPNGIDINFESVGGEIMDVVIARLNDFSRMPLCGLISTYNDTDGSPGPTNFANLLMRRTTLRGFIILDYFDRFPEGAQAMAGWLMEGRIKFETDVVQGIENAPASLERLFTGANLGKLAVQFGPEPD; encoded by the coding sequence ATGACCACAAACCAGATTTGGTATTTACGCAAACGCCCTGTCGGCAAACTAGCCGACGGCGATCTTGAGCTTGTCACCGAAGAAATGGCTCCATTGGGCCCCGACATGATACGAGTGCGGACCATCTATCTGTCCCTCGATCCCACCAATCGGATATGGATGAGCGATATGGACGGCTATCTGCCGCCGGTGCCTATTGATAACCCGATGCGGGGCGGTGGTATCGGTATTGTTGAAGAAAGCAATTTTGATGATGTGCCCGTCGGCACGCTGATCAACACCGGCCTCTCCACTTGGGCGATGTATAATGACATTCCCGGCGGCATGGCGAGTGTGTTGCCGTCCATTCCAGGCGTTCCGCTAACCGCTTATATGGGGCCATTGGGTGCCACCGGCATGACAGCCTATTTTGGGTTGATGGATATCGGAAAGCCAAAAGAAGGAGATACTTTGGTTGTTTCAGCGGCAGCCGGGGCCGTCGGGTCCATGGTCGGACAGATCGGCAAGATCCATGGATGCCATGTTGTTGGTATTGCCGGTTCAGACGACAAATGCAAATGGCTCACCGAAGAAGCGGGCTTCGACGCAGCGATAAATTACAAAACTGAAGATGTGGGTGCCGCGCTCGATAAGCGTTGTCCCAACGGAATTGATATTAATTTTGAAAGTGTAGGCGGCGAAATTATGGATGTCGTGATAGCGCGGCTAAATGACTTTTCACGCATGCCGCTATGCGGTTTGATATCCACCTATAATGACACTGACGGATCACCTGGTCCGACAAATTTTGCTAACCTGCTGATGCGGCGGACTACGCTGCGCGGTTTTATTATCCTCGACTATTTTGATCGTTTTCCAGAAGGCGCCCAAGCCATGGCGGGATGGCTGATGGAAGGACGCATCAAATTTGAAACCGATGTGGTTCAGGGAATTGAAAATGCGCCAGCCTCGCTCGAACGCTTGTTTACGGGTGCCAATTTGGGCAAGCTTGCTGTGCAATTCGGTCCGGAACCAGACTAA